The following proteins are encoded in a genomic region of Amblyraja radiata isolate CabotCenter1 chromosome 19, sAmbRad1.1.pri, whole genome shotgun sequence:
- the LOC116983788 gene encoding uncharacterized protein LOC116983788 isoform X2, with product MNPFARNHDGRGIQGAFRKEDAPQDQGTATSINSGAASGQVFGGGRPAFASHASVPARAHARADTSERSGSAVNSGTRQHGPRGITDGFSPQRSNGQKKMALARVTPMPQDCRNLQQGPNALPATEVKSAQVRDAPTHRPSGSGQTAGPFSDAVSTSERNIENKIAPDPGKIIGWRNQHSRQILPHLPRQQNVLNIHFNYTPATAGEHCIVTSPLSSSGLKAQHNVTGPGIYLLAAGAGSKDPATSQLPPWSLGRGSLGTSSSGLDLVTQQNGAVPPVEVGGLCDQNVPTPSDLMRMLHSVFRLTVNDDGSQSLQMVSNPSVGLNGESCQPSSAQLPARDEGGRQSTAGLLLVIPPSMEVRDCQSQGGGTVYPPPPTPTREANGGSLNGNVGLVETSSIVKETLASMSELSKYSAASDANFRPVVGRHCKEMSNRGSSTAGSGGGQQQSCANSLPPFQGMSPSKDLSSLSELRGKKRNLTERTEMSPIDSAHRDPTFCDVRERLEVINSPPAKRFLASALEDASQDAPGCQNAVPPPNKEGANSPELMHGKPPDKGDTANEARPDVGGKEDICITGVFSLEDDTGQWELVQPPSPAPLGVDPVNPATGSASLAADQVNSLSAASGPLTSASILTDKTSPRHTFVMEEHWQTMDKSPTNLESRPCPLVTESPALIHTQPVVRSSTAGESSCDSSDVADISIDLTADEGYSSHPVLPSTLSEHNPKLVSDESLLPLDVNGQNPALSLDKETQDLDGLLCSIEVAIEALQDFWNPNLPSRADRLVCTDETLQGGSVVCKTPRVEERASSRCGVARAEDQTNRVDLLEDPNCGRSTDIKVLGHAEILSLLAEISSTNSKARLPVDVATPGPCTHSTVSVNEGMQNASRTESVESSAKLPELKECRSGGEWNSAALQGLGSRNGATKKGKHQKKIYCCINAWLVSSGVLGIYCNCKPSQGSKAESQAELAAARHKAQSGSERSGQNCAAVQKATSLTLNGVQLATRENALGKAMAGHAAPSTLPKHRWEGAPRKAWGVEAVPSGMMCRDVGARAAAERNFPRERGNVSPSGSGAAGGSGGLVAIVAPEGGLPRRTTEQSKGTSPAAAETGADKEDCNVALAKGLNEDKTQTVTWNAPSQNVLSEKASDRTEALPCHQHMVQLGFQVTTRKADGSHCWTPPKKRKIGVQDAKILPDYNCRILIRDKTFSSSGERVVLVNLLPLSGQPFKPKEKIRIKS from the coding sequence aTGAACCCTTTTGCCCGCAACCACGACGGGAGAGGAATTCAAGGTGCCTTCAGAAAAGAGGACGCCCCTCAAGACCAGGGGACGGCGACTTCGATCAATTCTGGCGCCGCATCTGGCCAGGTTTTCGGTGGGGGTCGGCCAGCCTTCGCCAGCCACGCCTCGGTTCCCGCACGCGCCCACGCAAGGGCCGACACTTCTGAGCGGTCTGGATCGGCGGTCAACTCCGGCACTCGGCAACACGGACCTCGTGGTATCACCGACGGCTTCTCGCCGCAGAGATCCAACGGGCAGAAGAAAATGGCGCTTGCCCGAGTCACTCCCATGCCCCAGGACTGCCGGAATTTGCAGCAGGGTCCCAACGCGCTCCCAGCGACGGAGGTGAAGAGCGCGCAGGTCAGAGATGCCCCGACGCATCGCCCGTCAGGAAGCGGTCAAACGGCCGGACCGTTCAGCGATGCCGTCTCGACCTCAGAAAGAAATATTGAAAATAAAATCGCCCCTGACCCTGGGAAAATAATCGGCTGGAGAAACCAACACAGCAGACAAATTTTGCCCCATTTGCCCCGACAACAAAATGTCCTTAACATTCACTTCAATTATACGCCTGCAACAGCGGGCGAACATTGTATTGTGACTTCTCCACTGTCGTCCTCTGGTTTGAAAGCTCAACACAACGTCACCGGCCCAGGTATTTACCTCTTGGCCGCTGGCGCAGGTTCAAAGGATCCAGCCACCTCCCAGCTGCCTCCTTGGTCGTTGGGACGTGGCAGCCTTGGCACTTCATCAAGCGGTTTGGATTTGGTCACCCAACAGAACGGCGCAGTACCTCCAGTTGAGGTTGGGGGTTTGTGTGATCAGAATGTGCCAACACCTTCAGATTTGATGAGAATGTTGCACTCTGTGTTCAGGCTGACGGTCAACGACGATGGAAGCCAATCGCTCCAAATGGTTTCAAatccttctgtgggattgaacggTGAAAGTTGTCAACCCTCGTCTGCTCAGCTGCCTGCcagggatgagggggggaggcagAGCACAGCGGGTCTTCTCCTTGTAATTCCCCCGTCGATGGAGGTCCGTGATTGCCAAAGTCAGGGAGGCGGCACggtttacccccctccccccacaccaactCGTGAAGCCAACGGCGGCTCATTGAATGGGAACGTAGGCCTGGTCGAAACGTCCAGCATAGTCAAGGAAACGCTGGCCTCCATGTCGGAACTATCTAAATATTCAGCGGCGTCGGATGCTAATTTCCGGCCCGTGGTCGGGCGGCACTGCAAGGAGATGTCGAATCGTGGTTCATCAACAGCGGGCAGTGGTGGCGGACAGCAGCAAAGTTGTGCCAATTCATTGCCGCCGTTCCAGGGGATGTCACCATCCAAAGATTTGTCTTCACTTTCTGAattaagagggaaaaagagaaacTTAACTGAGCGTACAGAAATGTCTCCGATTGACAGTGCCCACCGCGATCCGACGTTTTGCGATGTACGGGAACGTTTGGAGGTGATTAATAGTCCACCCGCAAAACGGTTTCTGGCTTCTGCCCTGGAAGATGCGTCGCAAGATGCACCCGGCTGTCAAAATGCAGTTCCCCCTCCCAACAAGGAGGGGGCGAACTCTCCGGAGCTGATGCACGGCAAACCCCCGGATAAAGGTGACACTGCCAACGAGGCTCGCCCTGATGTGGGAGGCAAAGAGGATATCTGCATCACCGGAGTCTTTTCGCTCGAAGACGACACTGGACAGTGGGAGCTTGTCCAGCCGCCTTCTCCTGCTCCTCTGGGGGTTGACCCCGTTAACCCCGCCACGGGTTCAGCCAGTCTCGCTGCTGACCAGGTGAACAGTTTGTCTGCTGCTAGTGGACCGTTAACTTCGGCGTCCATTTTGACTGACAAAACAAGTCCACGCCACACCTTCGTCATGGAGGAGCACTGGCAAACGATGGATAAATCTCCCACTAACTTGGAAAGCCGACCGTGCCCTTTGGTAACCGAATCTCCCGCACTAATACACACGCAGCCAGTGGTGAGAAGTTCAACCGCTGGAGAATCGTCTTGCGATTCAAGTGACGTCGCCGACATTTCAATTGATCTAACTGCAGACGAAGGGTATTCTTCCCATCCTGTGTTGCCTTCCACCCTCTCTGAACACAACCCCAAACTGGTTTCGGACGAAAGCCTTTTGCCTTTAGATGTCAACGGGCAAAATCCTGCCTTGTCTCTCGACAAGGAGACTCAGGATCTCGATGGGCTGCTGTGTTCGATCGAGGTGGCCATCGAGGCTCTGCAGGACTTCTGGAACCCCAATCTTCCTTCACGCGCTGACAGGTTGGTTTGCACGGATGAGACCTTGCAAGGAGGGAGTGTGGTGTGCAAAACGCCCAGAGTTGAAGAGAGGGCATCGAGTCGTTGCGGAGTTGCACGAGCTGAAGATCAAACGAATAGAGTTGACCTGCTTGAGGATCCTAATTGTGGCCGGTCTACTGACATAAAAGTGCTGGGACATGCTGAAATTCTGAGCCTGCTTGCTGAGATATCGAGTACAAATTCAAAGGCGAGGCTGCCTGTAGACGTGGCAACGCCTGGACCATGCACTCACTCCACAGTGAGCGTGAATGAGGGAATGCAGAATGCAAGCCGCACTGAGTCTGTTGAAAGCAGTGCCAAGTTGCCGGAGTTAAAGGAATGTAGAAGCGGGGGAGAATGGAACAGCGCTGCCTTACAGGGACTTGGCAGCAGGAACGGAGCGACCAAGAAAGGGAAACACCAGAAGAAAATATATTGCTGCATTAACGCCTGGCTGGTTTCCTCTGGGGTGCTGGGCATTTATTGCAACTGTAAGCCGTCGCAGGGAAGTAAAGCTGAGAGCCAGGCTGAGTTGGCAGCCGCCAGGCACAAGGCCCAAAGTGGCAGCGAGAGGAGCGGTCAAAACTGTGCTGCGGTTCAGAAGGCGACGTCGCTCACGTTGAACGGCGTGCAGCTCGCAACTCGCGAGAATGCCCTGGGGAAAGCCATGGCGGGGCACGCCGCTCCCAGTACTCTCCCCAAACACCGTTGGGAAGGTGCGCCGCGTAAAGCCTGGGGCGTGGAGGCGGTGCCCAGCGGCATGATGTGCCGCGACGTTGGAGCGAGGGCGGCGGCGGAAAGAAACTTCCCACGCGAGCGAGGCAACGTAAGCCCAAGTGGCTCGGGCGCAGCGGGGGGCTCCGGTGGGTTAGTCGCCATCGTCGCTCCCGAGGGAGGACTTCCACGACGGACAACGGAGCAAAGCAAAGGCACTTCTCCAGCCGCTGCAGAAACGGGAGCAGATAAAGAAGATTGCAACGTTGCTTTGGCCAAGGGGCTGAATGAAGATAAAACCCAGACTGTGACATGGAACGCACCTTCTCAGAATGTATTGAGTGAGAAGGCCAGCGATAGGACTGAGGCACTGCCGTGTCATCAACATATGGTTCAGCTGGGATTTCAGG
- the LOC116983788 gene encoding uncharacterized protein LOC116983788 isoform X3, with amino-acid sequence MNPFARNHDGRGIQGAFRKEDAPQDQGTATSINSGAASGQVFGGGRPAFASHASVPARAHARADTSERSGSAVNSGTRQHGPRGITDGFSPQRSNGQKKMALARVTPMPQDCRNLQQGPNALPATEVKSAQVRDAPTHRPSGSGQTAGPFSDAVSTSERNIENKIAPDPGKIIGWRNQHSRQILPHLPRQQNVLNIHFNYTPATAGEHCIVTSPLSSSGLKAQHNVTGPGIYLLAAGAGSKDPATSQLPPWSLGRGSLGTSSSGLDLVTQQNGAVPPVEVGGLCDQNVPTPSDLMRMLHSVFRLTVNDDGSQSLQMVSNPSVGLNGESCQPSSAQLPARDEGGRQSTAGLLLVIPPSMEVRDCQSQGGGTVYPPPPTPTREANGGSLNGNVGLVETSSIVKETLASMSELSKYSAASDANFRPVVGRHCKEMSNRGSSTAGSGGGQQQSCANSLPPFQGMSPSKDLSSLSELRGKKRNLTERTEMSPIDSAHRDPTFCDVRERLEVINSPPAKRFLASALEDASQDAPGCQNAVPPPNKEGANSPELMHGKPPDKGDTANEARPDVGGKEDICITGVFSLEDDTGQWELVQPPSPAPLGVDPVNPATGSASLAADQVNSLSAASGPLTSASILTDKTSPRHTFVMEEHWQTMDKSPTNLESRPCPLVTESPALIHTQPVVRSSTAGESSCDSSDVADISIDLTADEGYSSHPVLPSTLSEHNPKLVSDESLLPLDVNGQNPALSLDKETQDLDGLLCSIEVAIEALQDFWNPNLPSRADRLVCTDETLQGGSVVCKTPRVEERASSRCGVARAEDQTNRVDLLEDPNCGRSTDIKVLGHAEILSLLAEISSTNSKARLPVDVATPGPCTHSTVSVNEGMQNASRTESVESSAKLPELKECRSGGEWNSAALQGLGSRNGATKKGKHQKKIYCCINAWLVSSGVLGIYCNCKPSQGSKAESQAELAAARHKAQSGSERSGQNCAAVQKATSLTLNGVQLATRENALGKAMAGHAAPSTLPKHRWEGAPRKAWGVEAVPSGMMCRDVGARAAAERNFPRERGNVSPSGSGAAGGSGGLVAIVAPEGGLPRRTTEQSKGTSPAAAETGADKEDCNVALAKGLNEDKTQTVTWNAPSQNVLSEKASDRTEALPCHQHMVQLGFQVTTRKADGSHCWTPPKKRKIGVQG; translated from the coding sequence aTGAACCCTTTTGCCCGCAACCACGACGGGAGAGGAATTCAAGGTGCCTTCAGAAAAGAGGACGCCCCTCAAGACCAGGGGACGGCGACTTCGATCAATTCTGGCGCCGCATCTGGCCAGGTTTTCGGTGGGGGTCGGCCAGCCTTCGCCAGCCACGCCTCGGTTCCCGCACGCGCCCACGCAAGGGCCGACACTTCTGAGCGGTCTGGATCGGCGGTCAACTCCGGCACTCGGCAACACGGACCTCGTGGTATCACCGACGGCTTCTCGCCGCAGAGATCCAACGGGCAGAAGAAAATGGCGCTTGCCCGAGTCACTCCCATGCCCCAGGACTGCCGGAATTTGCAGCAGGGTCCCAACGCGCTCCCAGCGACGGAGGTGAAGAGCGCGCAGGTCAGAGATGCCCCGACGCATCGCCCGTCAGGAAGCGGTCAAACGGCCGGACCGTTCAGCGATGCCGTCTCGACCTCAGAAAGAAATATTGAAAATAAAATCGCCCCTGACCCTGGGAAAATAATCGGCTGGAGAAACCAACACAGCAGACAAATTTTGCCCCATTTGCCCCGACAACAAAATGTCCTTAACATTCACTTCAATTATACGCCTGCAACAGCGGGCGAACATTGTATTGTGACTTCTCCACTGTCGTCCTCTGGTTTGAAAGCTCAACACAACGTCACCGGCCCAGGTATTTACCTCTTGGCCGCTGGCGCAGGTTCAAAGGATCCAGCCACCTCCCAGCTGCCTCCTTGGTCGTTGGGACGTGGCAGCCTTGGCACTTCATCAAGCGGTTTGGATTTGGTCACCCAACAGAACGGCGCAGTACCTCCAGTTGAGGTTGGGGGTTTGTGTGATCAGAATGTGCCAACACCTTCAGATTTGATGAGAATGTTGCACTCTGTGTTCAGGCTGACGGTCAACGACGATGGAAGCCAATCGCTCCAAATGGTTTCAAatccttctgtgggattgaacggTGAAAGTTGTCAACCCTCGTCTGCTCAGCTGCCTGCcagggatgagggggggaggcagAGCACAGCGGGTCTTCTCCTTGTAATTCCCCCGTCGATGGAGGTCCGTGATTGCCAAAGTCAGGGAGGCGGCACggtttacccccctccccccacaccaactCGTGAAGCCAACGGCGGCTCATTGAATGGGAACGTAGGCCTGGTCGAAACGTCCAGCATAGTCAAGGAAACGCTGGCCTCCATGTCGGAACTATCTAAATATTCAGCGGCGTCGGATGCTAATTTCCGGCCCGTGGTCGGGCGGCACTGCAAGGAGATGTCGAATCGTGGTTCATCAACAGCGGGCAGTGGTGGCGGACAGCAGCAAAGTTGTGCCAATTCATTGCCGCCGTTCCAGGGGATGTCACCATCCAAAGATTTGTCTTCACTTTCTGAattaagagggaaaaagagaaacTTAACTGAGCGTACAGAAATGTCTCCGATTGACAGTGCCCACCGCGATCCGACGTTTTGCGATGTACGGGAACGTTTGGAGGTGATTAATAGTCCACCCGCAAAACGGTTTCTGGCTTCTGCCCTGGAAGATGCGTCGCAAGATGCACCCGGCTGTCAAAATGCAGTTCCCCCTCCCAACAAGGAGGGGGCGAACTCTCCGGAGCTGATGCACGGCAAACCCCCGGATAAAGGTGACACTGCCAACGAGGCTCGCCCTGATGTGGGAGGCAAAGAGGATATCTGCATCACCGGAGTCTTTTCGCTCGAAGACGACACTGGACAGTGGGAGCTTGTCCAGCCGCCTTCTCCTGCTCCTCTGGGGGTTGACCCCGTTAACCCCGCCACGGGTTCAGCCAGTCTCGCTGCTGACCAGGTGAACAGTTTGTCTGCTGCTAGTGGACCGTTAACTTCGGCGTCCATTTTGACTGACAAAACAAGTCCACGCCACACCTTCGTCATGGAGGAGCACTGGCAAACGATGGATAAATCTCCCACTAACTTGGAAAGCCGACCGTGCCCTTTGGTAACCGAATCTCCCGCACTAATACACACGCAGCCAGTGGTGAGAAGTTCAACCGCTGGAGAATCGTCTTGCGATTCAAGTGACGTCGCCGACATTTCAATTGATCTAACTGCAGACGAAGGGTATTCTTCCCATCCTGTGTTGCCTTCCACCCTCTCTGAACACAACCCCAAACTGGTTTCGGACGAAAGCCTTTTGCCTTTAGATGTCAACGGGCAAAATCCTGCCTTGTCTCTCGACAAGGAGACTCAGGATCTCGATGGGCTGCTGTGTTCGATCGAGGTGGCCATCGAGGCTCTGCAGGACTTCTGGAACCCCAATCTTCCTTCACGCGCTGACAGGTTGGTTTGCACGGATGAGACCTTGCAAGGAGGGAGTGTGGTGTGCAAAACGCCCAGAGTTGAAGAGAGGGCATCGAGTCGTTGCGGAGTTGCACGAGCTGAAGATCAAACGAATAGAGTTGACCTGCTTGAGGATCCTAATTGTGGCCGGTCTACTGACATAAAAGTGCTGGGACATGCTGAAATTCTGAGCCTGCTTGCTGAGATATCGAGTACAAATTCAAAGGCGAGGCTGCCTGTAGACGTGGCAACGCCTGGACCATGCACTCACTCCACAGTGAGCGTGAATGAGGGAATGCAGAATGCAAGCCGCACTGAGTCTGTTGAAAGCAGTGCCAAGTTGCCGGAGTTAAAGGAATGTAGAAGCGGGGGAGAATGGAACAGCGCTGCCTTACAGGGACTTGGCAGCAGGAACGGAGCGACCAAGAAAGGGAAACACCAGAAGAAAATATATTGCTGCATTAACGCCTGGCTGGTTTCCTCTGGGGTGCTGGGCATTTATTGCAACTGTAAGCCGTCGCAGGGAAGTAAAGCTGAGAGCCAGGCTGAGTTGGCAGCCGCCAGGCACAAGGCCCAAAGTGGCAGCGAGAGGAGCGGTCAAAACTGTGCTGCGGTTCAGAAGGCGACGTCGCTCACGTTGAACGGCGTGCAGCTCGCAACTCGCGAGAATGCCCTGGGGAAAGCCATGGCGGGGCACGCCGCTCCCAGTACTCTCCCCAAACACCGTTGGGAAGGTGCGCCGCGTAAAGCCTGGGGCGTGGAGGCGGTGCCCAGCGGCATGATGTGCCGCGACGTTGGAGCGAGGGCGGCGGCGGAAAGAAACTTCCCACGCGAGCGAGGCAACGTAAGCCCAAGTGGCTCGGGCGCAGCGGGGGGCTCCGGTGGGTTAGTCGCCATCGTCGCTCCCGAGGGAGGACTTCCACGACGGACAACGGAGCAAAGCAAAGGCACTTCTCCAGCCGCTGCAGAAACGGGAGCAGATAAAGAAGATTGCAACGTTGCTTTGGCCAAGGGGCTGAATGAAGATAAAACCCAGACTGTGACATGGAACGCACCTTCTCAGAATGTATTGAGTGAGAAGGCCAGCGATAGGACTGAGGCACTGCCGTGTCATCAACATATGGTTCAGCTGGGATTTCAGG
- the LOC116983788 gene encoding uncharacterized protein LOC116983788 isoform X1: MNPFARNHDGRGIQGAFRKEDAPQDQGTATSINSGAASGQVFGGGRPAFASHASVPARAHARADTSERSGSAVNSGTRQHGPRGITDGFSPQRSNGQKKMALARVTPMPQDCRNLQQGPNALPATEVKSAQVRDAPTHRPSGSGQTAGPFSDAVSTSERNIENKIAPDPGKIIGWRNQHSRQILPHLPRQQNVLNIHFNYTPATAGEHCIVTSPLSSSGLKAQHNVTGPGIYLLAAGAGSKDPATSQLPPWSLGRGSLGTSSSGLDLVTQQNGAVPPVEVGGLCDQNVPTPSDLMRMLHSVFRLTVNDDGSQSLQMVSNPSVGLNGESCQPSSAQLPARDEGGRQSTAGLLLVIPPSMEVRDCQSQGGGTVYPPPPTPTREANGGSLNGNVGLVETSSIVKETLASMSELSKYSAASDANFRPVVGRHCKEMSNRGSSTAGSGGGQQQSCANSLPPFQGMSPSKDLSSLSELRGKKRNLTERTEMSPIDSAHRDPTFCDVRERLEVINSPPAKRFLASALEDASQDAPGCQNAVPPPNKEGANSPELMHGKPPDKGDTANEARPDVGGKEDICITGVFSLEDDTGQWELVQPPSPAPLGVDPVNPATGSASLAADQVNSLSAASGPLTSASILTDKTSPRHTFVMEEHWQTMDKSPTNLESRPCPLVTESPALIHTQPVVRSSTAGESSCDSSDVADISIDLTADEGYSSHPVLPSTLSEHNPKLVSDESLLPLDVNGQNPALSLDKETQDLDGLLCSIEVAIEALQDFWNPNLPSRADRLVCTDETLQGGSVVCKTPRVEERASSRCGVARAEDQTNRVDLLEDPNCGRSTDIKVLGHAEILSLLAEISSTNSKARLPVDVATPGPCTHSTVSVNEGMQNASRTESVESSAKLPELKECRSGGEWNSAALQGLGSRNGATKKGKHQKKIYCCINAWLVSSGVLGIYCNCKPSQGSKAESQAELAAARHKAQSGSERSGQNCAAVQKATSLTLNGVQLATRENALGKAMAGHAAPSTLPKHRWEGAPRKAWGVEAVPSGMMCRDVGARAAAERNFPRERGNVSPSGSGAAGGSGGLVAIVAPEGGLPRRTTEQSKGTSPAAAETGADKEDCNVALAKGLNEDKTQTVTWNAPSQNVLSEKASDRTEALPCHQHMVQLGFQVTTRKADGSHCWTPPKKRKIGVQGKKKCGRNHGRQTNSHSSQRKTKCDTEDAKILPDYNCRILIRDKTFSSSGERVVLVNLLPLSGQPFKPKEKIRIKS, encoded by the coding sequence aTGAACCCTTTTGCCCGCAACCACGACGGGAGAGGAATTCAAGGTGCCTTCAGAAAAGAGGACGCCCCTCAAGACCAGGGGACGGCGACTTCGATCAATTCTGGCGCCGCATCTGGCCAGGTTTTCGGTGGGGGTCGGCCAGCCTTCGCCAGCCACGCCTCGGTTCCCGCACGCGCCCACGCAAGGGCCGACACTTCTGAGCGGTCTGGATCGGCGGTCAACTCCGGCACTCGGCAACACGGACCTCGTGGTATCACCGACGGCTTCTCGCCGCAGAGATCCAACGGGCAGAAGAAAATGGCGCTTGCCCGAGTCACTCCCATGCCCCAGGACTGCCGGAATTTGCAGCAGGGTCCCAACGCGCTCCCAGCGACGGAGGTGAAGAGCGCGCAGGTCAGAGATGCCCCGACGCATCGCCCGTCAGGAAGCGGTCAAACGGCCGGACCGTTCAGCGATGCCGTCTCGACCTCAGAAAGAAATATTGAAAATAAAATCGCCCCTGACCCTGGGAAAATAATCGGCTGGAGAAACCAACACAGCAGACAAATTTTGCCCCATTTGCCCCGACAACAAAATGTCCTTAACATTCACTTCAATTATACGCCTGCAACAGCGGGCGAACATTGTATTGTGACTTCTCCACTGTCGTCCTCTGGTTTGAAAGCTCAACACAACGTCACCGGCCCAGGTATTTACCTCTTGGCCGCTGGCGCAGGTTCAAAGGATCCAGCCACCTCCCAGCTGCCTCCTTGGTCGTTGGGACGTGGCAGCCTTGGCACTTCATCAAGCGGTTTGGATTTGGTCACCCAACAGAACGGCGCAGTACCTCCAGTTGAGGTTGGGGGTTTGTGTGATCAGAATGTGCCAACACCTTCAGATTTGATGAGAATGTTGCACTCTGTGTTCAGGCTGACGGTCAACGACGATGGAAGCCAATCGCTCCAAATGGTTTCAAatccttctgtgggattgaacggTGAAAGTTGTCAACCCTCGTCTGCTCAGCTGCCTGCcagggatgagggggggaggcagAGCACAGCGGGTCTTCTCCTTGTAATTCCCCCGTCGATGGAGGTCCGTGATTGCCAAAGTCAGGGAGGCGGCACggtttacccccctccccccacaccaactCGTGAAGCCAACGGCGGCTCATTGAATGGGAACGTAGGCCTGGTCGAAACGTCCAGCATAGTCAAGGAAACGCTGGCCTCCATGTCGGAACTATCTAAATATTCAGCGGCGTCGGATGCTAATTTCCGGCCCGTGGTCGGGCGGCACTGCAAGGAGATGTCGAATCGTGGTTCATCAACAGCGGGCAGTGGTGGCGGACAGCAGCAAAGTTGTGCCAATTCATTGCCGCCGTTCCAGGGGATGTCACCATCCAAAGATTTGTCTTCACTTTCTGAattaagagggaaaaagagaaacTTAACTGAGCGTACAGAAATGTCTCCGATTGACAGTGCCCACCGCGATCCGACGTTTTGCGATGTACGGGAACGTTTGGAGGTGATTAATAGTCCACCCGCAAAACGGTTTCTGGCTTCTGCCCTGGAAGATGCGTCGCAAGATGCACCCGGCTGTCAAAATGCAGTTCCCCCTCCCAACAAGGAGGGGGCGAACTCTCCGGAGCTGATGCACGGCAAACCCCCGGATAAAGGTGACACTGCCAACGAGGCTCGCCCTGATGTGGGAGGCAAAGAGGATATCTGCATCACCGGAGTCTTTTCGCTCGAAGACGACACTGGACAGTGGGAGCTTGTCCAGCCGCCTTCTCCTGCTCCTCTGGGGGTTGACCCCGTTAACCCCGCCACGGGTTCAGCCAGTCTCGCTGCTGACCAGGTGAACAGTTTGTCTGCTGCTAGTGGACCGTTAACTTCGGCGTCCATTTTGACTGACAAAACAAGTCCACGCCACACCTTCGTCATGGAGGAGCACTGGCAAACGATGGATAAATCTCCCACTAACTTGGAAAGCCGACCGTGCCCTTTGGTAACCGAATCTCCCGCACTAATACACACGCAGCCAGTGGTGAGAAGTTCAACCGCTGGAGAATCGTCTTGCGATTCAAGTGACGTCGCCGACATTTCAATTGATCTAACTGCAGACGAAGGGTATTCTTCCCATCCTGTGTTGCCTTCCACCCTCTCTGAACACAACCCCAAACTGGTTTCGGACGAAAGCCTTTTGCCTTTAGATGTCAACGGGCAAAATCCTGCCTTGTCTCTCGACAAGGAGACTCAGGATCTCGATGGGCTGCTGTGTTCGATCGAGGTGGCCATCGAGGCTCTGCAGGACTTCTGGAACCCCAATCTTCCTTCACGCGCTGACAGGTTGGTTTGCACGGATGAGACCTTGCAAGGAGGGAGTGTGGTGTGCAAAACGCCCAGAGTTGAAGAGAGGGCATCGAGTCGTTGCGGAGTTGCACGAGCTGAAGATCAAACGAATAGAGTTGACCTGCTTGAGGATCCTAATTGTGGCCGGTCTACTGACATAAAAGTGCTGGGACATGCTGAAATTCTGAGCCTGCTTGCTGAGATATCGAGTACAAATTCAAAGGCGAGGCTGCCTGTAGACGTGGCAACGCCTGGACCATGCACTCACTCCACAGTGAGCGTGAATGAGGGAATGCAGAATGCAAGCCGCACTGAGTCTGTTGAAAGCAGTGCCAAGTTGCCGGAGTTAAAGGAATGTAGAAGCGGGGGAGAATGGAACAGCGCTGCCTTACAGGGACTTGGCAGCAGGAACGGAGCGACCAAGAAAGGGAAACACCAGAAGAAAATATATTGCTGCATTAACGCCTGGCTGGTTTCCTCTGGGGTGCTGGGCATTTATTGCAACTGTAAGCCGTCGCAGGGAAGTAAAGCTGAGAGCCAGGCTGAGTTGGCAGCCGCCAGGCACAAGGCCCAAAGTGGCAGCGAGAGGAGCGGTCAAAACTGTGCTGCGGTTCAGAAGGCGACGTCGCTCACGTTGAACGGCGTGCAGCTCGCAACTCGCGAGAATGCCCTGGGGAAAGCCATGGCGGGGCACGCCGCTCCCAGTACTCTCCCCAAACACCGTTGGGAAGGTGCGCCGCGTAAAGCCTGGGGCGTGGAGGCGGTGCCCAGCGGCATGATGTGCCGCGACGTTGGAGCGAGGGCGGCGGCGGAAAGAAACTTCCCACGCGAGCGAGGCAACGTAAGCCCAAGTGGCTCGGGCGCAGCGGGGGGCTCCGGTGGGTTAGTCGCCATCGTCGCTCCCGAGGGAGGACTTCCACGACGGACAACGGAGCAAAGCAAAGGCACTTCTCCAGCCGCTGCAGAAACGGGAGCAGATAAAGAAGATTGCAACGTTGCTTTGGCCAAGGGGCTGAATGAAGATAAAACCCAGACTGTGACATGGAACGCACCTTCTCAGAATGTATTGAGTGAGAAGGCCAGCGATAGGACTGAGGCACTGCCGTGTCATCAACATATGGTTCAGCTGGGATTTCAGG